The Lacrimispora xylanolytica genome has a segment encoding these proteins:
- a CDS encoding carbohydrate ABC transporter permease, whose translation MTKETRRQISTVIRYTLLIAVGFIMVYPLIWMVGATFKTNSEIFTSAWFWPKNPVMDGYDNAFVDYGGKINLIKSMLNTYKIVVPKVIFTVFSATITAYGFGRFEFKGKAILFSLMISTLFLPQVVLNAPQYIMFNQWGWTNSYLPLVIPSLFAGDTYFLFMLVQFLRGVPKELEEAAKIDGCNSIKTLWYVIVPMLKPSLVSVALFQFMWTTNDFMGPLIYVSDMPKYTNSIYLRMSMDGDVGFQWNRILAMSLISIIPSLIVFFCAQDAFIDGIAAGGVKG comes from the coding sequence ATGACGAAAGAGACTAGAAGACAAATCAGTACAGTGATTCGTTATACGCTTCTTATTGCTGTAGGTTTCATTATGGTATACCCCCTGATCTGGATGGTGGGAGCTACCTTTAAAACAAACTCTGAGATTTTTACCAGCGCATGGTTCTGGCCAAAGAATCCTGTTATGGACGGATATGACAATGCATTTGTTGATTACGGCGGCAAGATTAACTTAATCAAGTCCATGCTCAACACTTATAAAATCGTAGTACCTAAAGTAATTTTCACTGTTTTCTCTGCAACCATTACTGCTTACGGTTTCGGACGGTTTGAATTTAAGGGAAAAGCAATCCTTTTCTCCTTAATGATCTCCACTTTATTCCTTCCACAGGTAGTTTTAAATGCACCACAGTACATCATGTTCAATCAGTGGGGATGGACAAACTCCTATCTTCCATTAGTGATTCCTTCTCTGTTTGCAGGAGATACTTACTTCCTGTTCATGCTGGTACAGTTCTTAAGGGGTGTGCCAAAGGAGCTTGAGGAAGCAGCTAAGATTGATGGATGTAACTCCATTAAAACCTTATGGTATGTTATCGTTCCTATGTTAAAGCCATCTCTGGTTTCCGTTGCACTGTTCCAGTTCATGTGGACCACCAATGACTTTATGGGACCCCTCATTTACGTTTCCGATATGCCCAAATACACAAACTCCATTTACTTACGTATGTCAATGGATGGTGATGTTGGATTCCAGTGGAACCGAATTTTAGCGATGTCTTTAATCTCTATCATTCCTTCCCTGATTGTATTCTTCTGTGCACAGGATGCCTTTATTGATGGTATCGCAGCCGGAGGCGTAAAAGGTTAA
- a CDS encoding carbohydrate ABC transporter permease produces MKSKGIHKFLAENAGFFFVLPWLIGFILFKVYPFASSLYYSFTNYDLFSGVTKTGLMNYNKIFTDSDIRRAFMVTFKYAIIDVPVKLTFALFIAYILNFKLKGVNFFRTAYYIPSILGGSIAIAILWRAVFNTDGLINTVIGAFGAEKINWMASANGALAVIILLRVWQFGSAMVIFLAALKGVSEDLYEAASIDGAGKWTQFFKITVPLITPVIFYNLITQLCQAFQEFNGPFLVTKGGPNGATTLISILIYNNAFLRHKMGMASAQAWILFLIVMTFTAVAFVSQKKWVYYSDEDGR; encoded by the coding sequence ATGAAGTCTAAGGGTATTCATAAGTTCCTGGCAGAGAATGCAGGATTTTTCTTTGTGCTACCGTGGCTGATTGGATTTATACTTTTTAAAGTTTATCCGTTCGCATCTTCACTGTACTATAGCTTTACAAATTATGACCTGTTCAGTGGTGTAACAAAGACAGGTTTGATGAACTATAATAAGATTTTTACAGATTCTGACATCAGAAGAGCTTTCATGGTTACATTCAAATATGCAATTATTGATGTTCCTGTAAAGCTGACATTTGCATTATTCATTGCATATATTCTAAATTTTAAATTAAAGGGTGTAAACTTCTTTAGAACTGCATATTACATTCCCTCCATTCTTGGTGGTTCCATTGCCATAGCAATTCTTTGGAGAGCGGTATTTAATACAGACGGTCTGATCAATACCGTAATTGGCGCTTTCGGAGCTGAAAAAATCAACTGGATGGCATCTGCCAACGGCGCTCTTGCAGTTATCATTCTTTTAAGAGTATGGCAGTTTGGATCTGCCATGGTTATCTTCCTTGCCGCTCTAAAGGGGGTATCAGAAGATCTCTATGAAGCAGCATCTATTGATGGAGCAGGAAAGTGGACACAGTTTTTTAAGATCACAGTTCCGCTTATCACACCAGTTATTTTCTACAATCTGATTACCCAGTTATGTCAGGCATTCCAGGAGTTCAACGGACCATTCCTTGTAACAAAGGGAGGACCAAACGGAGCGACAACACTTATTTCCATCTTGATTTACAACAACGCATTCTTACGTCACAAGATGGGTATGGCAAGTGCACAGGCATGGATTCTGTTCCTTATCGTTATGACCTTTACGGCTGTGGCGTTCGTAAGCCAGAAGAAGTGGGTTTACTATTCAGATGAGGACGGGAGGTAG
- a CDS encoding ABC transporter substrate-binding protein, whose amino-acid sequence MRKIKQWTAMGLATVMAMSLSACAGGKGTTETTGAAETTKAAETTSAAASDTTSGEPVELKFSWWGGDSRHAATEEAIKAFMAKYPNITVTPEYGAWTGWEEKQSLNILGGNAADVMQINWNWIESYGQGGKSFANLEDYSDVLDLKQFSPESLELCKLDKKLMAVPISLTGRLFYWNKSAFDEVGVAIPTDLDSLYKAGEAFKAKDPDMYPLAVGEYDRMILMVYYLESKYGKNWVEEGQINYTEDEVKDGMDFITGLEEKHVIPTLATINGDMADSLDKNAKWIDGKYAGIFEWDSSASKFKKALEGSVNKPGQEFVLGDFIKMGNNNGGFTKISMAFAVPSSSKHPKEAAMLINFLLNDEEGVKIGSTERGIPCSAAGLKVLQDNKLGDALTIEANTKVMSYSKFTLDSKFEHNDLKANPDGVYYKVFGKLSAGEVDSKQAATDLIKGVTDTLEN is encoded by the coding sequence ATGAGAAAAATCAAACAGTGGACAGCGATGGGGTTAGCGACTGTTATGGCTATGTCTTTATCTGCATGTGCAGGCGGCAAGGGCACGACTGAGACAACCGGTGCGGCTGAGACAACAAAGGCAGCAGAGACAACTTCGGCAGCAGCTTCAGACACAACTTCCGGAGAGCCAGTAGAACTCAAGTTTTCCTGGTGGGGTGGAGACAGCAGACATGCTGCAACAGAAGAAGCAATCAAAGCCTTTATGGCAAAGTATCCTAACATAACAGTTACTCCTGAGTACGGCGCATGGACAGGCTGGGAAGAGAAGCAGTCCTTAAACATCTTAGGCGGCAACGCAGCAGATGTTATGCAGATCAACTGGAACTGGATTGAATCTTACGGCCAGGGCGGAAAGTCATTCGCTAACCTTGAGGATTACTCCGATGTTCTTGATTTAAAGCAGTTTTCACCGGAAAGCCTTGAGCTTTGTAAATTAGATAAGAAGTTAATGGCAGTTCCGATTTCTTTAACAGGTCGTCTGTTCTACTGGAATAAGTCAGCTTTTGATGAGGTTGGTGTAGCAATTCCTACAGACCTTGATTCTCTGTATAAAGCAGGAGAAGCTTTCAAAGCAAAAGATCCTGATATGTATCCATTAGCAGTTGGTGAGTATGATCGTATGATCTTAATGGTTTACTATCTTGAGTCCAAATATGGTAAGAACTGGGTAGAAGAAGGCCAGATCAACTACACAGAAGATGAAGTAAAAGACGGTATGGATTTCATTACTGGCTTAGAAGAGAAGCACGTTATCCCAACATTAGCTACCATCAATGGCGATATGGCTGACTCTCTTGACAAGAATGCAAAATGGATCGATGGCAAGTATGCAGGTATCTTCGAGTGGGATTCCTCCGCTTCCAAGTTCAAAAAAGCTCTTGAAGGCAGCGTAAACAAGCCAGGTCAGGAATTCGTTCTTGGTGATTTCATTAAGATGGGCAACAACAACGGTGGATTTACAAAGATTTCCATGGCGTTTGCAGTTCCTTCAAGCTCCAAGCATCCAAAAGAAGCAGCTATGTTAATTAACTTCCTGTTAAATGATGAAGAAGGCGTTAAGATCGGTTCTACTGAGAGAGGAATTCCTTGCTCCGCAGCAGGCTTAAAGGTTCTTCAGGATAACAAGCTTGGCGATGCTTTAACAATTGAAGCAAACACAAAGGTTATGAGCTACAGCAAGTTCACTCTGGACAGCAAATTTGAGCACAACGACTTAAAGGCTAACCCAGACGGTGTTTACTACAAAGTATTTGGTAAATTAAGTGCTGGTGAAGTTGACTCCAAGCAGGCTGCAACTGACTTAATCAAGGGTGTTACAGATACTCTGGAGAACTAA
- a CDS encoding helix-turn-helix domain-containing protein translates to MKVLTSYSDGIDHCMASKYFSIAHLHKESGVLSMHSHRCYEFNYSISGERTFLIEDNNYRVEPGNLFMINNHEKHQVIQMDSTIPHERYTIFIDPSYLKSISTPLTDLTYCFTHRPDKFSHRIALNQGQQRRFTYYINKLSAEEGFGQDVEERSVFAEFMVFVTKLAMDASAGDETEDQRQYFNSKVADIITYIHHNIDSPLSIGEIAAHFYLSTSYLCRLFKKGTGTTINSYITNRRIELAQTLLSGGYSVNEVYLMCGFNDYSNFFKAFTKKTGISPKKYAQNSLS, encoded by the coding sequence ATGAAAGTACTTACCTCATATTCAGACGGAATTGACCATTGCATGGCTTCCAAATACTTCTCAATTGCTCATCTTCATAAAGAATCCGGTGTATTAAGTATGCACAGCCACCGCTGTTATGAGTTCAATTATTCCATCAGCGGGGAACGTACTTTTTTGATCGAAGACAATAATTACCGCGTAGAACCAGGGAATTTGTTTATGATCAACAATCACGAAAAGCATCAGGTGATACAAATGGATTCAACCATACCACACGAAAGATACACCATTTTTATAGATCCTTCTTATTTAAAAAGCATTTCCACTCCACTGACAGATTTAACCTATTGCTTCACGCACAGACCTGACAAATTTTCCCATCGAATTGCTCTGAACCAGGGCCAGCAACGACGATTTACTTACTATATCAACAAATTATCCGCCGAGGAAGGCTTTGGGCAGGACGTGGAAGAACGGTCTGTTTTCGCCGAATTTATGGTTTTTGTGACAAAACTGGCCATGGATGCCTCCGCAGGTGACGAAACTGAGGACCAGAGACAGTATTTTAACAGTAAAGTGGCCGATATCATCACTTACATCCATCATAACATTGATTCCCCCCTTAGCATTGGAGAGATAGCAGCTCATTTTTACTTAAGCACCTCTTATCTTTGCAGGTTATTTAAAAAGGGGACTGGCACCACCATTAATTCCTATATTACCAACCGCAGGATCGAGCTGGCTCAGACTTTATTGTCCGGGGGCTACAGCGTCAACGAGGTCTATCTCATGTGTGGATTTAATGATTACAGCAATTTCTTCAAAGCCTTTACAAAAAAGACAGGAATCTCACCAAAGAAGTATGCACAGAACAGCTTAAGTTAA
- a CDS encoding glycoside hydrolase family 88/105 protein has protein sequence MDAIEMYINELMEKSTPDCPAWNIEKLLSGEKSGWNYIDGCMIKAILEMYAITKNSRYFEFADAFIDHRVREDGTIDGYDVEELNIDNINAGKTLFELYDLTGKEKYRKAIDLIYSQIGMMPRTKEGNFWHKNIYPNQVWLDGLYMCQPFYMEYETRFHDKKNCNDIYSQFSNVKQFMKDTETGLYYHAYDSEREMFWCDKVTGLSQNFWLRALGWYSMALLDTMDKADPQDTQEVNGMKEAFVSLIDAMLKYQDESGMWYQVVNLGGMDKNYLETSGSAIFSYAILKGVRLGYLPADYAQYGKKAFLGICDKYLNLEKGNMSLGGICLVAGLGGKDRRNGTFDYYMSEPIVKDDAKGVGPFLLAYTEMKRTGWEYQS, from the coding sequence GTGGATGCAATTGAGATGTACATCAATGAGCTGATGGAAAAAAGTACGCCGGACTGTCCGGCCTGGAACATTGAAAAACTCCTTTCCGGAGAAAAGTCAGGTTGGAATTACATTGACGGCTGCATGATTAAGGCTATTTTAGAAATGTATGCCATAACAAAGAATTCCAGATATTTTGAGTTCGCGGATGCTTTTATTGATCACCGGGTAAGAGAAGACGGAACCATTGACGGCTACGATGTGGAGGAATTAAACATCGACAATATCAATGCCGGAAAAACTTTGTTTGAGCTTTACGATTTGACCGGTAAAGAGAAATACAGAAAAGCAATCGATTTAATTTACAGCCAGATTGGAATGATGCCAAGAACAAAAGAGGGGAACTTCTGGCATAAAAACATTTATCCAAACCAGGTATGGCTTGACGGTCTTTATATGTGCCAGCCATTTTACATGGAATATGAAACTAGATTTCATGATAAGAAGAATTGCAATGATATTTACAGCCAGTTTTCCAATGTGAAGCAATTTATGAAGGATACAGAAACCGGTCTTTATTACCATGCCTATGATTCAGAGCGTGAGATGTTCTGGTGTGATAAGGTCACTGGTCTCTCTCAGAATTTCTGGCTGAGGGCTCTAGGCTGGTATTCCATGGCACTTCTTGATACCATGGATAAGGCGGACCCACAAGACACTCAAGAAGTGAATGGGATGAAAGAGGCATTTGTAAGCCTGATTGATGCTATGCTGAAATATCAGGATGAAAGCGGCATGTGGTATCAGGTGGTAAATTTAGGCGGCATGGATAAGAATTATCTGGAGACCAGCGGAAGTGCTATTTTCTCCTATGCTATTTTAAAAGGGGTACGTCTTGGATACCTTCCAGCAGATTACGCCCAGTACGGAAAGAAAGCCTTTCTTGGTATCTGTGACAAGTACTTAAATCTGGAAAAAGGCAATATGAGCCTTGGCGGAATTTGTCTTGTAGCAGGACTTGGCGGTAAGGACAGAAGAAATGGAACCTTTGATTACTATATGTCAGAGCCCATTGTTAAGGATGATGCAAAAGGAGTGGGACCATTCCTTCTTGCCTATACAGAGATGAAGAGGACTGGCTGGGAATACCAGTCATAA
- a CDS encoding LacI family DNA-binding transcriptional regulator → MAVTIKDIAAYAGVSYSTVSRALSGGGAVEESKRERILEIARSMGYVPNQAAVMLKKSTSRNIGLCFSTISKSTSPYILHDVLIGVYSVIGSGYHVIVKAIDMHEPGTLNKSNFAGLLIMSQGDWDEEFVEEARSKRIPMVAISRRVHPDVPSVVTDEKGGMEKAMEHLLEQGHRRIGVIEGNPDLEATILRQEGFLQVAGRWGINARSIPVEYGNYRYNSGRLAAGRLLDTYDDLTAILCFNDEMAMGAATAISERGLKVPDDISLTGFDNLDISGYADIRLTTVERNSIQIATEGARMLLAYMEEGIRPEDVWLENRLIKRKTVRNRNSL, encoded by the coding sequence ATGGCAGTTACCATAAAAGATATTGCCGCTTATGCTGGCGTTTCTTACTCCACGGTTTCCAGAGCCTTAAGCGGCGGTGGGGCTGTGGAAGAGTCAAAGAGAGAGAGAATACTTGAGATTGCCCGATCCATGGGATATGTACCCAATCAGGCGGCTGTTATGTTGAAAAAATCAACATCCCGCAACATAGGCTTGTGTTTTTCCACCATCAGTAAGTCTACATCGCCTTATATCCTTCACGATGTGTTAATTGGAGTATATAGTGTCATTGGCAGCGGCTATCATGTAATTGTAAAAGCAATTGATATGCATGAGCCTGGAACACTAAACAAAAGCAATTTTGCCGGACTTTTAATCATGTCTCAGGGGGATTGGGATGAAGAGTTTGTGGAAGAGGCGCGTAGTAAGCGAATACCAATGGTCGCTATTAGCCGAAGAGTCCACCCGGATGTACCTTCCGTTGTTACGGATGAAAAGGGAGGGATGGAAAAAGCCATGGAGCACCTTCTGGAACAAGGTCATAGAAGAATCGGTGTTATTGAAGGCAATCCTGATTTAGAGGCTACCATACTCAGACAGGAAGGCTTTCTTCAGGTGGCAGGCCGGTGGGGAATCAATGCCAGATCCATTCCGGTCGAGTACGGAAATTACAGGTATAACAGCGGAAGGCTCGCGGCAGGAAGGCTTTTGGATACTTATGATGATCTGACAGCCATTCTATGTTTTAATGATGAAATGGCTATGGGAGCAGCGACCGCAATCTCAGAACGGGGATTAAAGGTGCCGGATGATATTTCTTTAACAGGGTTTGACAACTTGGATATTTCCGGTTATGCTGATATAAGGCTGACTACGGTGGAACGCAATTCCATCCAGATAGCGACCGAAGGGGCAAGAATGCTCCTTGCCTATATGGAAGAGGGAATACGGCCGGAGGATGTATGGCTGGAAAACCGCCTGATAAAAAGAAAGACGGTAAGAAACCGAAATAGCTTGTAA
- a CDS encoding ABC transporter substrate-binding protein: protein MKKKLAKVTAIALSAAMGLSLTACGGSQGKADSKTGTTAQTESKAGSDSASTEPVELRMSWWGGDERHTATEEAIKKFMEKYPNIKVTAEYGAWTGWEEKQSLGILSGECADVIQIGSNWVKDYSKGGETYLDLNQYTDVLDLTQFPEDKLKSNEINGKLMAVPISLTGRLFYWNKTTFDEIGVAVPTDEASLLAAGAAFKAHDNDHYPLALGEYDRAIFLVYYLEAKYGKEWIVDGKLNYTEAELKEGMDFIKKLEDEHVIPTIATINGDMADSLDKNAKWIDGKYAGLMEWDSGVSKVKAALEGSVNKPGQEFVIGEFLKFGDFNGGSTKISMDFAVKASTKHPKEAAMLVNFLLNEPEGVETLSTTRGVPCSAAALKVLEEKGIGDAMTKEANTKVLDYCKFLQDPQFDNSELKANPDGLYYKVFGKLSAKDITPEEAAKTLYEGVVTVLEEN from the coding sequence ATGAAAAAGAAGTTGGCTAAAGTGACAGCAATTGCTTTATCCGCAGCTATGGGCCTGTCTCTGACAGCCTGTGGTGGTTCTCAGGGCAAAGCTGATTCTAAAACAGGAACAACAGCACAGACAGAATCCAAGGCGGGAAGTGATTCCGCATCAACGGAACCCGTTGAGCTTCGCATGTCCTGGTGGGGTGGTGATGAAAGACATACTGCTACGGAAGAAGCAATTAAAAAGTTCATGGAAAAATACCCGAATATTAAGGTAACAGCAGAATACGGAGCATGGACCGGGTGGGAAGAAAAACAGTCTCTTGGAATTTTAAGCGGAGAATGTGCGGATGTCATTCAGATCGGCTCCAACTGGGTAAAGGATTACAGCAAGGGTGGAGAAACCTATTTAGACTTAAACCAGTATACTGATGTTCTTGACTTAACTCAGTTTCCTGAGGACAAATTAAAATCAAATGAGATAAACGGAAAACTTATGGCAGTTCCTATCTCCTTAACTGGACGCCTCTTCTACTGGAATAAAACAACCTTTGACGAAATTGGAGTAGCAGTTCCAACGGATGAAGCTTCTCTTTTGGCTGCAGGCGCTGCATTTAAAGCTCATGACAATGACCATTATCCTCTGGCTCTTGGAGAATATGACCGCGCTATTTTCCTCGTTTATTATCTGGAAGCAAAGTATGGCAAAGAGTGGATTGTAGACGGCAAATTAAATTACACAGAGGCTGAACTGAAAGAAGGCATGGATTTCATAAAGAAACTGGAAGACGAACATGTTATTCCTACGATTGCAACCATTAACGGTGATATGGCGGACTCCCTGGATAAGAATGCAAAATGGATTGACGGAAAATATGCTGGTCTTATGGAATGGGATTCCGGTGTTTCCAAGGTTAAAGCTGCACTTGAAGGCAGCGTCAACAAGCCAGGACAGGAATTTGTTATCGGTGAGTTCCTTAAGTTTGGTGATTTCAATGGTGGATCTACAAAGATTTCCATGGATTTTGCAGTAAAAGCATCTACCAAGCATCCAAAGGAAGCCGCTATGTTAGTAAACTTCCTGTTAAATGAGCCGGAAGGTGTTGAGACCTTATCCACTACTCGTGGTGTTCCCTGTTCAGCTGCAGCTCTTAAGGTTCTGGAAGAAAAAGGAATCGGAGATGCAATGACAAAAGAAGCAAATACAAAAGTACTGGATTATTGCAAGTTCCTTCAGGATCCTCAGTTTGACAACAGTGAATTAAAGGCTAATCCAGATGGCTTATATTACAAGGTATTTGGAAAATTAAGTGCAAAGGATATTACTCCAGAGGAAGCTGCAAAAACCTTATACGAAGGAGTGGTAACGGTTCTGGAAGAGAATTAA
- a CDS encoding alpha/beta hydrolase produces MKQFTKNIVISQEQAGLKKSAAPASLYAYILDSISVCMDRKRPAVIICPGGGYGHLSDREGEPVAMQFLAMGYHAFVLHYSLAPDGFPYPQMELAAAVAMVRSLAPEYQIDTEKVVVIGFSAGGHLACSLGAFWNQSFLYSPLGLNPEDIRPDGLILAYPVISSGPCCHSGSFLNLLGERAEDETIRRLVSLEHQVGPHTPKTFIWHTSSDDAVPVKNSYLLADALTDHGVNVEMHIYPTGCHGLSLANQEVSGEDGKHIVPQCQNWISLAHTWMEHL; encoded by the coding sequence ATGAAGCAGTTTACAAAAAATATAGTTATTTCACAGGAGCAGGCAGGTCTAAAAAAATCTGCCGCCCCAGCAAGCCTGTACGCTTATATTCTTGATTCCATTTCTGTATGTATGGATCGTAAGCGTCCGGCAGTAATTATCTGCCCCGGCGGTGGTTACGGCCATTTATCAGACCGTGAGGGAGAGCCTGTGGCCATGCAGTTTTTAGCTATGGGATACCATGCATTTGTTCTTCATTACAGTCTGGCTCCAGACGGCTTTCCTTATCCCCAGATGGAGCTGGCTGCGGCTGTAGCCATGGTCCGTTCCCTTGCCCCGGAGTACCAGATCGACACAGAAAAAGTTGTGGTTATCGGTTTTTCTGCCGGTGGACACCTCGCTTGCAGTCTGGGAGCATTCTGGAATCAGTCATTTTTATACAGCCCTCTTGGATTAAATCCAGAGGATATTCGCCCAGATGGCCTTATTCTGGCTTATCCGGTCATATCCTCGGGCCCCTGCTGTCATTCCGGCTCTTTCCTGAATCTGTTAGGTGAAAGAGCAGAGGATGAAACCATCAGACGGCTGGTATCTTTAGAACATCAGGTAGGCCCACACACACCAAAGACATTTATCTGGCATACTTCTTCTGATGATGCGGTACCTGTAAAAAACAGTTATCTGCTGGCAGACGCTTTGACAGATCACGGGGTAAATGTGGAAATGCACATCTATCCCACCGGCTGCCATGGCTTATCCCTTGCAAATCAGGAGGTCTCAGGAGAGGATGGCAAACACATCGTACCTCAGTGTCAAAACTGGATTTCTCTGGCTCATACTTGGATGGAACATCTATAA
- the pfkA gene encoding 6-phosphofructokinase: MANQVKTIGVLTSGGDAPGMNAAIRAVVRTAIHKGLKVKGIMRGYAGLLQEEIVDMDSTSVSDIIHRGGTILYTARCQEFTTAEGQKKGAEICRKNNIDGIVVIGGDGSFRGAGKLSALGINTIGLPGTIDLDIACTDYTIGFDTAVNTAMEAIDKVRDTSTSHERCSIIEVMGRNAGYIALWCGFANGAEDILLPERYDGDEQSLINRIIENRKRGKKHHIIINAEGIGHSSSMARRIEAATGIETRATILGHMQRGGAPTCKDRVYASIMGARAVELLCEGKSNRVVGYKHGEYVDFDIQEALAMTKDIPEDQYQISKMLVR, encoded by the coding sequence ATGGCAAATCAAGTGAAAACCATTGGCGTCTTAACCAGCGGCGGCGATGCACCAGGTATGAATGCTGCAATTCGCGCTGTTGTCAGGACTGCAATCCATAAAGGATTAAAGGTAAAGGGAATCATGAGGGGATACGCGGGCCTTCTGCAGGAAGAAATCGTGGATATGGACAGCACCAGTGTGTCTGATATCATCCATCGCGGAGGAACGATTCTTTATACAGCCAGATGTCAGGAGTTTACCACTGCCGAAGGGCAGAAAAAAGGCGCCGAAATCTGCCGGAAGAATAACATTGACGGCATTGTGGTAATCGGCGGAGACGGATCCTTCCGTGGAGCGGGTAAGCTGTCTGCACTTGGAATTAATACCATTGGACTTCCGGGAACCATTGATTTGGATATTGCTTGCACGGATTATACCATTGGCTTTGACACAGCTGTGAATACGGCGATGGAAGCCATTGATAAGGTACGTGATACCTCTACTTCTCATGAGCGCTGCAGCATCATCGAGGTTATGGGCCGTAATGCAGGATACATTGCCCTTTGGTGCGGTTTTGCAAACGGAGCCGAGGATATCCTTCTACCAGAGCGGTATGATGGAGATGAACAGTCTTTAATCAACCGGATTATCGAAAACAGAAAGCGCGGAAAGAAGCATCACATTATTATCAATGCAGAGGGCATCGGTCATTCTTCTTCTATGGCAAGAAGAATTGAAGCCGCTACCGGAATTGAGACAAGAGCTACCATTCTTGGTCATATGCAAAGAGGCGGAGCGCCTACCTGTAAAGACCGTGTTTACGCTTCCATCATGGGAGCCAGAGCGGTAGAGCTTCTTTGTGAAGGAAAGAGCAACCGTGTGGTAGGCTATAAGCATGGAGAATATGTTGACTTTGATATCCAGGAAGCGCTTGCTATGACAAAGGATATTCCGGAAGATCAGTATCAGATCAGTAAGATGCTGGTGAGATAA